A genomic stretch from Arachis stenosperma cultivar V10309 chromosome 3, arast.V10309.gnm1.PFL2, whole genome shotgun sequence includes:
- the LOC130965991 gene encoding uncharacterized protein LOC130965991 → MERALQAQLGTRRLIQQGDDPITWDAFQEEFYKKYFPNSALTATELELLQLKQGTMSVSEYTDKFEELFRFSRMCQGASKNFEEWKCIKYEGGLRSDIYSSVWPMEIRTFSELVNKSRVAEEWRRFGKQPLNEQACTRCGSYHPGVPYKAGLGLCYSCGKSGHKTSNSLFTTSAVGAEGSEALIREEFPSRREVEFAIELVPRTGPISIAPYRMSPLEMTELKSQLEDLLDKNFIRPSVSP, encoded by the exons ATGGAacgagcactgcaagcacaatTG GGAACCCGACGTCTCATACAACAGGGTGATGACCCTATCACCTGGGATGCCTTCCAGGAGGAATTCTACAAGAAGTACTTTCCAAACTCCGCCCTGACAGCAACGGAACTTGAGCTGCTGCAGCTGAAGCAGGGAACTATGTCTGTATCTGAGTACAcagacaagtttgaggagctgttcagatTCTCCCGCATGTGTCAAGGAGCTTCGAAGAACTTCGAGGAGTGGAAATGCATCAAATATGAAGGAGGGCTCCGAAGCGATATCTACAGCTCAGTATGGCCTATGGAGATCAGGACTTTCTCTGAGTTAGTAAACAAGAGCAGAGTCGCCGAAGAGT GGAGAAGATTTGGGAAGCAACCTCTGAATGAGCAGGCTTGCACTAGATGTGGGAGTTACCATCCTGGTGTTCCGTACAAGGCTGGATTGGGTTTGTGCTACTCATGTGGCAAGTCGGGGCATAAAACCTCCAACTCTCTGTTTACTACTTCAGCTGTGGGTGCCGAGGGATCAGAGGCACTTATCCGAG AGGAATTCCCTTCTAGGCGAGAGGTTGAATTTGCGATTGAGTTGGTGCCGAGAACAGGGCCAATCTCGattgctccttataggatgtcaccgctAGAGATGACCGAGCTAAAATCTCAATTAGAGGATCTATTGGATAAGAACTTTATCCGACCAAGTGTTTCTCCATGA